A window from Nasonia vitripennis strain AsymCx chromosome 2 unlocalized genomic scaffold, Nvit_psr_1.1 chr2_random0010, whole genome shotgun sequence encodes these proteins:
- the LOC107980635 gene encoding uncharacterized protein LOC107980635: MNGARFGLCCVIVWLLNLGLEASSCSRNDAGYDEESKRNGSKQISDEDFKRSNGRAGWFEPITGLKVNYDNSELIVRYSPYGEATEGRALKRAKRQTILQRIGTFMAMIPIGMQLLQIPMAVASLKASLLKSLLVAKVALFMLFLRVLFMTKTRQKIVIVKSPSPSEFHEHYYHSFEDPEDNKPGWLGKGPAWMN, from the exons ATGAATGGAGCGAGATTCGGGTTGTGCTGCGTCATCGTTTGGCTGCTGAATCTCGGTCTAGAGGCGTCGTCTTGCAGCCGCAACGATGCCGGCTACGATGAGGAAAGTAAAAGAAATGGCTCGAAGCAAATCAGCGACGAGGATTTCAAGAGATCGAACGGTCGAGCTGGATGGTTCGAGCCGATTACCGGGCTCAAGGTCAATTACGATAATAGCGAGCTCATCGTCAGATATTCTCCTTACG GTGAGGCAACGGAAGGTCGAGCACTGAAGAGAGCAAAACGGCAAACAATTTTGCAGAGAATTGGAACGTTTATGGCGATGATACCAATAGGCATGCAG ctACTGCAAATACCAATGGCTGTGGCATCTCTGAAGGCGTCTTTATTGAAAAGTCTTCTTGTGGCTAAGGTTGCTCTGTTTATGTTGTTTTTGAGAGTTTTGTTTATGACCAAAACCCGTCAGAAAATAGTTATTGTGAAATCACCATCACCGAGTGAATTTCATGAACACTATTATCATTCCTTTGAAGATCCTGAAGACAATAAGCCAGGATGGCTGGGTAAAGGACCTGCTTGGATGAactaa